A stretch of Amycolatopsis balhimycina FH 1894 DNA encodes these proteins:
- a CDS encoding MFS transporter, which yields MTRGTAARSRPREPLGDPHLRRLVVGQGLAAVVDALFLVWLTLYVLRLSEPGLTTGFVLLAVALPRAALLLPAGVLVDRLDPARVVVGASWLRVAVLLALGALVTFTSPSVPAVALLAGLLGMADAAYFPAALALLPALTPPEKLSRVNAVVQGAESTGDLVGPAVAAGVVAAAGFVVTLGGIAAIAALAAIALSTLVRVAGRGRSAGDGERPGSARALGAGLGYAWREPVVRGMLAAIAVINIAVVGPVLVGGAVLAEQRLGGAGSLGVVLSGFGAGSLAGALIAGWRPPARRGWTVAGGVAAIGAGTAGLAVVTTVAAATAVVTLVGLGSAFLGVVVVATLQERVPQHLLGRVMSLVVLATVAFDPFSYVIAGVLLPYGTTTLFLACGGVVLAGAGLVAASPVLRSLR from the coding sequence ATGACGAGGGGAACGGCCGCCCGGTCGCGGCCGCGCGAGCCGCTCGGCGATCCGCACCTGCGCCGCCTGGTCGTGGGCCAAGGACTCGCGGCGGTGGTCGATGCGCTGTTCCTGGTCTGGCTCACGCTCTACGTGCTCCGCCTGTCGGAACCCGGGCTCACCACGGGGTTCGTCCTGCTGGCCGTGGCCCTGCCGCGAGCCGCGCTCCTGCTGCCCGCGGGAGTGCTGGTCGACCGCCTCGACCCCGCCCGGGTCGTGGTCGGCGCGTCGTGGCTGCGGGTCGCCGTCCTGCTCGCCCTCGGCGCCCTGGTCACGTTCACTTCGCCGTCGGTGCCGGCCGTCGCGCTGCTGGCCGGCCTGCTCGGGATGGCCGACGCCGCGTATTTCCCGGCGGCCCTGGCCTTGCTCCCGGCCCTCACGCCGCCCGAGAAGCTCTCCCGGGTCAACGCAGTGGTGCAGGGGGCGGAGTCGACCGGCGATCTGGTCGGCCCGGCGGTGGCCGCCGGGGTCGTCGCCGCGGCGGGCTTCGTTGTGACGCTCGGGGGGATCGCCGCGATCGCCGCACTCGCCGCGATCGCGCTCAGCACGCTCGTCCGCGTGGCCGGGCGGGGTCGCAGTGCCGGCGATGGCGAGCGGCCCGGCAGTGCGCGTGCCCTTGGTGCGGGCTTGGGCTATGCCTGGCGCGAACCGGTTGTGCGCGGGATGCTGGCGGCCATCGCCGTGATCAACATCGCGGTCGTGGGCCCCGTGCTCGTGGGCGGCGCGGTGCTCGCCGAACAACGCCTCGGTGGGGCGGGATCACTGGGCGTCGTGCTCTCCGGTTTCGGTGCCGGCTCACTCGCCGGCGCACTGATCGCCGGCTGGCGCCCGCCCGCGCGGCGCGGCTGGACCGTGGCCGGCGGGGTCGCGGCGATCGGCGCGGGCACCGCCGGGCTCGCCGTCGTCACCACGGTCGCCGCCGCGACGGCGGTCGTCACCCTCGTCGGCCTGGGGTCCGCGTTCCTCGGCGTGGTCGTGGTGGCCACCCTGCAGGAGCGCGTGCCCCAGCACCTGCTGGGCCGGGTGATGAGCCTCGTCGTCCTGGCCACGGTGGCGTTCGACCCGTTCTCCTACGTGATCGCCGGCGTCCTGCTGCCGTACGGCACGACGACGCTGTTCCTGGCCTGCGGCGGCGTCGTACTGGCGGGTGCCGGCCTGGTCGCCGCGAGCCCGGTGCTCCGCTCTCTGCGTTGA
- a CDS encoding SDR family NAD(P)-dependent oxidoreductase, translating into MTAPGVLDRFRLDGRVAVVTGASSGLGIAFATALAEAGADVVLGARRAGKLEVTRAAVEKLGRRAVTARTDIADPADCRALIGAAMHAFGRVDILVNNAGISGEHPATEETPEQFREVVDVNLNGSYWMAQAAGAVMLPGSAIVNVSSILALVTGGLPQAAYSASKAGLLGLTRDLAQQWTPGKGIRVNALAPGFFTSAMTGGYAEGYLEAMLPRVLSGRVGRPDELAAALVFLVSDAASYITGTTLTIDGGAHIA; encoded by the coding sequence GTGACCGCGCCGGGCGTCCTCGATCGCTTCCGGCTCGACGGCCGGGTCGCCGTGGTCACCGGCGCTTCTTCGGGGCTGGGCATCGCGTTCGCCACCGCGCTGGCCGAGGCCGGCGCCGACGTCGTGCTCGGGGCACGGCGCGCCGGCAAGCTGGAGGTCACCCGCGCGGCCGTCGAGAAGCTCGGCCGCCGGGCCGTCACCGCGCGGACCGACATCGCCGACCCGGCGGACTGCCGTGCGCTGATCGGCGCGGCCATGCACGCGTTCGGGCGGGTGGACATCCTCGTCAACAACGCCGGGATCAGCGGGGAACACCCCGCGACCGAGGAGACCCCGGAGCAGTTCCGCGAGGTCGTCGACGTCAATCTCAACGGCTCCTACTGGATGGCCCAGGCCGCGGGCGCGGTGATGCTTCCCGGCAGCGCCATCGTCAACGTCTCGAGCATCCTCGCGCTGGTGACCGGCGGTCTGCCGCAGGCCGCCTACTCGGCCTCGAAGGCCGGGCTGCTCGGCCTCACCCGGGATCTCGCCCAGCAGTGGACCCCCGGCAAGGGCATTCGCGTGAACGCCCTCGCGCCGGGTTTCTTCACCTCCGCGATGACCGGCGGCTACGCCGAGGGCTACCTCGAGGCGATGCTGCCGCGGGTGCTTTCGGGCCGCGTCGGCCGGCCGGACGAGCTGGCCGCGGCGCTGGTCTTCCTCGTCTCCGACGCGGCGTCGTACATCACCGGCACCACTCTGACGATCGACGGCGGCGCGCACATCGCGTAG
- a CDS encoding acyl carrier protein — MVDNTDILDGLAEIVELVTGLDSAQVTAEKSFADDLDIDSLSMVEITVQVEDRFALRIPDDQVAELRTVGDAVNYVAGHR; from the coding sequence ATGGTGGACAACACCGACATTCTCGACGGTCTCGCCGAGATCGTCGAACTGGTCACCGGCCTCGACTCCGCCCAGGTGACCGCCGAGAAGTCGTTCGCCGACGATCTCGACATCGACTCCCTGTCGATGGTGGAGATCACCGTCCAGGTCGAAGACCGGTTCGCGCTGCGGATCCCCGACGACCAGGTCGCGGAGCTGCGGACCGTCGGCGACGCGGTGAACTACGTCGCCGGCCACCGGTGA
- a CDS encoding aminotransferase class I/II-fold pyridoxal phosphate-dependent enzyme, which translates to MTTSPSSAPSVDRLAPWGFAEFVEANTHDTAYRPPVVDGPIGPTIVRNGRELVNFASISFLELERHVSVRRHFAEGALAHGLSTSGSRMTQGICRPHQVLEETIARHTGKERAISFATGLLANIGFVHAMSSSAHFDAGIEVRNRDTVFVVDRDVHWSIWKGLEGLGYGRNVHAFRHNDVADLAGILDRVRSRKTVVIAESIYSADGTMGPIVEILDECDRHGAISMIDDANGFMVYGPENRPYAREAAAIRERADFVMVSLSKAIGLEGGAIAGPAAAIDAFELLSGTSMFTAAIQPPTAYAAERTIEVLAGNPKIVDDYLAHAARLRRQMHEIGTPTTPTESYMLSVPIGNDAAALQMREWFVEDGYLVPVFSYPAVSRNQALLRLFPHAGHTEEQMDGFLRTLLAYRWRLGL; encoded by the coding sequence ATGACCACATCCCCCAGTTCCGCACCGTCCGTGGACCGCCTGGCCCCGTGGGGCTTCGCCGAGTTCGTCGAGGCGAACACCCACGACACGGCCTACCGCCCGCCGGTGGTGGACGGGCCGATCGGGCCGACCATCGTCCGCAACGGCCGCGAGCTGGTGAACTTCGCCAGCATCAGCTTTCTCGAGCTGGAGCGCCACGTCTCGGTGCGCCGGCACTTCGCCGAAGGGGCGCTCGCCCACGGCCTGAGCACCAGCGGATCCCGGATGACCCAGGGAATCTGCCGCCCGCACCAGGTGCTGGAGGAGACGATCGCCCGCCACACGGGCAAGGAGCGGGCCATCAGCTTCGCCACCGGGCTGCTGGCCAACATCGGGTTCGTCCACGCCATGAGCAGCTCCGCGCACTTCGACGCCGGGATCGAGGTGCGCAACCGCGACACCGTCTTCGTCGTCGACCGGGACGTCCACTGGAGCATCTGGAAAGGCCTCGAGGGACTCGGCTACGGCCGCAACGTCCACGCCTTCCGGCACAACGACGTCGCCGACCTGGCCGGTATCCTCGACCGCGTCCGGAGCCGCAAGACGGTGGTGATCGCCGAGAGCATCTATTCGGCCGACGGCACCATGGGGCCGATCGTGGAGATCCTCGACGAGTGCGACCGGCACGGCGCGATCAGCATGATCGACGACGCGAACGGCTTCATGGTCTACGGGCCCGAAAACCGGCCGTACGCCCGGGAGGCGGCCGCGATCCGGGAGCGGGCCGACTTCGTCATGGTGTCCCTGTCGAAAGCCATCGGCCTGGAAGGCGGCGCGATCGCCGGACCGGCGGCGGCCATCGACGCGTTCGAACTGCTCTCCGGAACCTCGATGTTCACCGCCGCCATCCAGCCACCCACCGCGTACGCCGCCGAGCGCACGATCGAAGTCCTCGCCGGCAACCCGAAGATCGTCGACGACTACCTGGCGCACGCCGCCCGCCTGCGCCGGCAGATGCACGAGATCGGCACACCGACGACGCCGACCGAGTCGTACATGCTCTCGGTGCCGATCGGGAACGACGCCGCCGCCCTGCAGATGCGCGAGTGGTTCGTCGAGGACGGCTACCTGGTGCCCGTTTTCTCCTACCCGGCCGTCTCCCGCAACCAGGCGCTGCTGCGCCTGTTCCCGCACGCGGGCCACACCGAGGAGCAGATGGACGGCTTCCTGCGCACCCTCCTCGCCTACCGGTGGCGTCTCGGGCTCTGA
- a CDS encoding condensation domain-containing protein: MNAPPATVTRSGPLNWVQQWHWYEHTIPAPRRVNPTPLADHCHIPPPATVADVHEALAALTARHEALRSTIDPLRPVQHVHHADWAPLPVDCVDVPVADAVTLEAATAALAACPIDPERNPPWRARVLLEAGKPCAVLVAAHHVMVDGWGLAALIGQLHDLLRGAGGPADAAVHPLDTVAVQDPDRARAAEREWLTRLAGNPAGVLAPFGGRGDGTGRHRLQHRSVEAYDDLDRVARRYRVSPEVVVLAALAHEVAAHTGEHRFLASVVVSNRARAALRTSVGVWALTVPVQIELRPGAAFGEVAASVAAASAAAYRHGRHHPAELVAALARQDRRRGVVAVPTIEYNCYSWPRDYLVPAAATPPDGPATWIRSAPDEPCETLFVDFSRDTGFVTLDVTVGDHLFDAGQATALPARLCGLLRRLARGADCPVPARSRTPAAAGWWRAPQGWACLTTVEDVLRGHAGVLDVTVTPGEHPVGDDEPQLVAHVRVDGEVTAEDLHRHVLDHLGEVPGLVAPGRYLLSPAGPEADAATLRIPFRPPTTAAERALAAAVAEVSPGDGAVDMNRCLAGHGVTLVAVPRVLELLQRSGFTGIAPDELAGPASLGHLAAALEPAPPRAPRGGETPS; this comes from the coding sequence ATGAACGCGCCCCCGGCCACCGTCACCCGCAGCGGACCGCTGAACTGGGTCCAGCAGTGGCACTGGTACGAGCACACCATTCCCGCACCGCGGCGGGTGAACCCGACGCCGCTCGCCGACCACTGCCACATCCCGCCCCCGGCGACCGTCGCCGACGTGCACGAGGCACTCGCCGCCCTCACCGCCCGCCACGAGGCGCTGCGCAGCACCATCGACCCGCTTCGCCCGGTGCAGCACGTCCACCACGCGGACTGGGCCCCGCTGCCGGTCGACTGCGTCGACGTCCCCGTCGCCGACGCCGTCACCCTGGAGGCGGCCACCGCGGCGCTGGCCGCCTGCCCGATCGACCCCGAGCGGAACCCGCCCTGGCGCGCCAGGGTGCTGCTCGAGGCGGGAAAGCCGTGCGCGGTCCTGGTGGCAGCCCACCACGTCATGGTCGACGGCTGGGGGCTGGCGGCGCTGATCGGCCAGTTGCACGATCTCCTGCGCGGGGCCGGCGGACCGGCGGACGCGGCCGTGCACCCGCTCGACACGGTCGCCGTCCAGGACCCGGACCGTGCCCGCGCGGCCGAACGCGAGTGGCTCACGCGGCTCGCGGGCAATCCGGCCGGGGTGCTGGCCCCGTTCGGCGGGCGCGGCGACGGCACCGGGCGCCACCGCCTCCAGCACCGCTCAGTCGAGGCGTATGACGATCTCGACCGCGTCGCCCGGCGGTACCGGGTCAGCCCGGAGGTCGTCGTGCTCGCGGCACTGGCCCACGAGGTCGCCGCGCACACCGGCGAACACCGGTTCCTCGCGTCGGTGGTGGTCTCCAACCGGGCCAGGGCCGCGCTGCGCACCAGCGTCGGCGTCTGGGCGCTGACGGTTCCGGTGCAGATCGAGCTCCGCCCGGGCGCGGCGTTCGGCGAGGTGGCCGCCTCGGTCGCCGCCGCCTCCGCGGCGGCCTACCGGCACGGCCGGCACCACCCAGCGGAGCTGGTCGCCGCCCTGGCCCGGCAGGACCGTCGCCGCGGGGTCGTTGCCGTGCCCACCATCGAGTACAACTGCTACTCGTGGCCACGCGACTACCTGGTTCCCGCGGCGGCCACGCCGCCGGACGGGCCGGCCACCTGGATCCGCAGCGCCCCTGACGAACCCTGCGAGACGCTCTTCGTCGACTTCAGCCGGGACACGGGGTTCGTCACCCTCGACGTCACCGTCGGCGACCACCTGTTCGACGCCGGGCAGGCAACGGCGTTGCCCGCCCGGTTGTGCGGTCTCCTGCGCCGGCTGGCCCGCGGTGCCGACTGCCCGGTCCCGGCACGCTCCCGCACCCCGGCCGCGGCCGGCTGGTGGCGCGCACCGCAGGGATGGGCGTGCTTGACGACGGTCGAAGACGTACTCCGCGGCCATGCCGGCGTGCTCGACGTGACGGTGACACCCGGCGAGCACCCCGTGGGGGACGACGAACCGCAGCTCGTCGCGCACGTCCGCGTCGACGGCGAGGTCACCGCCGAGGACCTGCACCGGCACGTCCTCGACCACCTCGGCGAAGTGCCCGGTCTCGTGGCCCCGGGCCGCTATCTCCTGTCCCCGGCCGGTCCCGAAGCCGACGCGGCCACGCTGCGGATTCCGTTCCGCCCGCCCACGACGGCCGCCGAACGGGCGCTGGCCGCCGCCGTGGCCGAGGTGAGCCCCGGCGACGGCGCCGTCGACATGAACCGCTGCCTCGCCGGCCACGGAGTCACCCTGGTCGCCGTCCCGCGGGTGCTGGAGTTGCTGCAGCGGTCCGGCTTCACCGGGATCGCGCCGGACGAGCTGGCCGGACCGGCCTCGCTCGGCCACCTCGCCGCGGCCCTGGAGCCCGCACCGCCCCGCGCCCCTCGTGGAGGAGAAACCCCGTCATGA
- the fabF gene encoding beta-ketoacyl-ACP synthase II: MTDARTRSDGRRRVLVTGYGAVTPLGHSAGETWTAMLAGRSGVDTVDVIDVTDLDVRIGGQVRGFTPGRYMPPMVSRRADPYAQFALAAALEACEHAGLVVDDRLAPRVAVVIGSGYGPVGSIYRAADRLRAKGPRAIGPFTQITTAMDSAAGEISMRLGTQGPSRAQSTACASGADAVGAAMRMISTGEADIVLAGGADACVTTIDLAGSGNARALSKRNDDPAAACRPFDAHRDGFVMSEGAAVVVLEAAEVAERRGASALAELTGYGASSDAHHWTAPHPEGRGARLAVEAALRDAGITGADVDYVNAHGTGTLLNDATEAAVLRKVLGSRVTRIPVSSTKSMTGHMIGAAGAVELVASIQALRTGDVPPTINCHDPIDPGINFVPHKTQHHEGMRIALSNSFGFGGHNAALVVRAV; the protein is encoded by the coding sequence ATGACGGACGCAAGAACGCGCAGTGACGGCAGGCGGCGGGTGCTGGTCACCGGGTACGGGGCGGTGACGCCGCTGGGCCACAGCGCCGGCGAGACCTGGACGGCGATGCTGGCCGGCCGCAGCGGCGTCGATACCGTGGACGTGATCGACGTGACCGATCTCGACGTCCGGATCGGCGGCCAGGTCCGCGGGTTCACCCCCGGCCGGTACATGCCCCCGATGGTCAGCCGCCGCGCCGACCCGTACGCCCAGTTCGCGCTCGCCGCGGCGCTGGAGGCCTGCGAACACGCCGGGCTCGTCGTCGACGACCGCCTGGCGCCGAGGGTCGCCGTCGTCATCGGCAGCGGCTACGGCCCGGTGGGGTCGATCTACCGCGCCGCGGACCGGCTCCGCGCCAAGGGGCCGCGGGCGATCGGCCCGTTCACCCAGATCACGACCGCCATGGACAGCGCGGCCGGCGAAATCAGCATGCGGCTCGGCACCCAGGGGCCCAGCCGTGCCCAGAGCACCGCGTGCGCCAGCGGCGCCGACGCGGTGGGCGCGGCGATGCGCATGATCAGTACCGGAGAGGCCGACATCGTCCTCGCCGGCGGCGCCGACGCCTGCGTCACCACCATCGACCTCGCGGGCAGCGGCAACGCCCGCGCGTTGTCCAAACGCAACGACGACCCGGCCGCGGCGTGCCGGCCGTTCGACGCGCACCGCGACGGGTTCGTGATGAGCGAGGGAGCCGCCGTGGTGGTGCTGGAGGCCGCCGAGGTGGCCGAACGGCGCGGGGCGAGCGCCTTGGCCGAACTCACCGGTTACGGGGCGAGTTCCGACGCCCACCACTGGACCGCCCCGCATCCGGAGGGCCGGGGCGCCCGCCTCGCCGTCGAAGCGGCACTGCGCGACGCGGGAATCACCGGGGCGGACGTGGACTACGTCAACGCGCACGGCACCGGAACGCTGCTCAACGACGCCACCGAGGCGGCCGTCCTGCGCAAGGTGCTGGGGTCCCGGGTCACCCGGATCCCGGTGAGTTCCACCAAGTCGATGACCGGGCACATGATCGGTGCCGCCGGGGCGGTCGAGCTCGTGGCTTCGATCCAGGCCCTCCGCACGGGTGATGTCCCGCCGACGATCAACTGCCACGACCCGATCGACCCCGGCATCAACTTCGTGCCGCACAAGACCCAGCACCACGAGGGGATGCGGATCGCGCTCAGCAACTCGTTCGGCTTCGGCGGCCACAACGCCGCCCTCGTGGTCCGAGCGGTGTGA